Proteins found in one Allorhizobium pseudoryzae genomic segment:
- a CDS encoding beta-ketoacyl-ACP synthase — MSNAAFKDHLGRPIIAVTGMGVITSLGQGLADNWAALTSGTSGIHKITRFPTEGLSTRISGTVDFIEVPHPNSVERSFAMARETTTEALAQAGLSGDFAGPLFLAAPPVEPEWSARFELADRAPPPQAEADAYDRFLAAMRERPDPVFLEAVQFGSISERLSDHFGTRGLPVTLSTACASGATAIQLGVEAIRQGRTDRALTVATDGSVSAEALIRFSLLSALSTQNDPPEKASKPFSKDRDGFVIAEGAATLVLESLESAIARGAKVLGILKGCGEKADHFHRTRSSPDGGPAIATIRAALEDAGMDESGIGYINAHGTSTPENDKMEYGAMLAVFGDRLKSEIPCSSNKSMIGHTLTAAGAVEAVFSIQTMLTGTLPPTINHVNPDPAIVLDVVPNKKRDQQVTAVLSNSFGFGGQNASLVMTAEPA; from the coding sequence ATGAGCAATGCTGCTTTCAAGGACCATCTGGGTCGCCCGATCATCGCCGTCACCGGCATGGGCGTCATCACCTCGCTCGGCCAGGGGCTTGCCGACAACTGGGCGGCGCTGACATCCGGCACGTCGGGCATCCACAAGATCACCCGTTTCCCGACAGAAGGCCTTTCCACGCGCATTTCCGGCACCGTGGATTTCATCGAGGTCCCGCATCCGAATTCCGTCGAGCGCTCGTTTGCCATGGCGCGGGAAACCACGACGGAAGCGCTGGCGCAGGCCGGGCTTTCCGGTGATTTCGCCGGTCCGCTGTTCCTGGCCGCTCCGCCGGTTGAGCCGGAATGGAGTGCGCGTTTTGAACTCGCCGACCGCGCACCGCCACCGCAGGCGGAAGCCGATGCCTATGACCGTTTCCTCGCCGCCATGCGCGAGCGCCCCGATCCGGTCTTCCTCGAAGCCGTGCAGTTCGGCTCGATCTCCGAGCGGCTGTCCGATCATTTCGGCACGCGCGGCCTGCCGGTGACGCTGTCGACCGCCTGTGCCTCTGGCGCGACCGCGATCCAGCTTGGCGTCGAAGCGATCCGCCAGGGCCGCACCGACCGGGCGCTGACGGTTGCGACCGACGGGTCCGTCAGCGCCGAAGCGCTCATCCGCTTCTCCCTGCTCTCGGCACTCTCCACCCAGAACGATCCGCCGGAAAAGGCCTCAAAACCCTTCAGCAAGGACCGCGACGGGTTCGTGATTGCCGAAGGCGCCGCCACGCTGGTGCTGGAATCGCTGGAATCGGCGATTGCCCGTGGTGCCAAGGTGCTCGGCATCCTGAAGGGCTGCGGCGAAAAGGCCGACCACTTCCACCGCACGCGCTCCTCGCCGGACGGCGGCCCGGCGATTGCGACGATCCGCGCCGCGCTTGAAGATGCCGGCATGGACGAAAGCGGCATCGGCTACATCAATGCCCACGGCACCTCGACGCCGGAAAACGACAAGATGGAATATGGCGCGATGCTGGCCGTCTTCGGCGACCGGCTGAAGAGCGAGATCCCGTGCTCCTCCAACAAGTCGATGATCGGCCATACGCTGACGGCGGCCGGTGCGGTGGAAGCGGTGTTTTCCATTCAGACCATGCTGACGGGCACGCTGCCGCCGACGATCAACCACGTCAATCCGGATCCTGCGATCGTTCTCGATGTCGTGCCGAACAAAAAGCGTGATCAGCAGGTGACGGCGGTTCTCTCGAACTCGTTCGGCTTCGGCGGACAAAATGCCAGCCTTGTCATGACGGCGGAGCCAGCTTAA
- a CDS encoding 3-hydroxyacyl-ACP dehydratase FabZ family protein — MLLEYFQMIDRVEAVDLQARTLSARSVVPSKSPVFEGHFPGMPLVPGVLLIETMAQASGFLVLGATNFAAMPFLMSVDGAKMRTFVEPDAVLDIEAFLEHEGSGYAVTKAKISSAGKKVCDAQLKLRTMPFDQVPLADIVRKRAAEVGLLDALAARA, encoded by the coding sequence ATGCTTCTTGAATATTTTCAGATGATCGACCGCGTGGAAGCGGTCGATCTTCAGGCCCGGACACTGTCGGCTCGCTCTGTCGTGCCGTCGAAAAGTCCGGTCTTCGAAGGCCATTTTCCCGGCATGCCGCTGGTGCCCGGCGTTCTCCTCATCGAGACCATGGCGCAGGCGAGCGGCTTTCTGGTGCTCGGCGCGACGAACTTTGCCGCCATGCCCTTCCTGATGTCCGTCGATGGCGCCAAGATGCGCACCTTCGTCGAGCCCGATGCGGTGCTCGACATCGAGGCGTTTCTGGAGCATGAGGGATCGGGTTATGCTGTCACGAAGGCGAAGATCTCGTCGGCGGGCAAAAAGGTCTGTGATGCGCAGCTGAAGCTCCGGACCATGCCCTTCGATCAGGTCCCGCTTGCCGATATCGTTCGCAAGCGTGCCGCCGAAGTCGGCCTTTTGGATGCACTTGCCGCCCGCGCCTGA
- a CDS encoding lipid A biosynthesis lauroyl acyltransferase, producing MKMLITRIVLALRHFQQWLVAQAAFGFLNLLKILPADPAIRFADWLVRQIGPRTSRHRLMLVNLANAYPEKSEAEREAIALASWGHMGRLAAEYVFLDQLFDFDPESTEPGRIEVDGIPIFLDLRDNPRPFIVFTAHTGNFELLPVAGNAFGLTVTVMFRPPNNPYIAEKVFSFRAARMGKLVPSHAGSSFALARQLEAGRGIGVLVDQKFQKGLSTDFFGRPVQTNPLLAKLVRQFDCEVYPARCIRLPNNRYRLEIEPKIDIPRNEKGAVDVQATGQLLNDKVESWVREHPEQWLWYHDRWNIKHSLKG from the coding sequence TTGAAGATGCTGATTACCCGGATCGTTCTGGCTCTGCGCCACTTCCAGCAATGGCTGGTGGCGCAGGCGGCGTTCGGTTTCCTCAATCTTCTGAAGATCCTGCCCGCCGATCCGGCGATCCGGTTTGCCGACTGGCTGGTGCGCCAGATCGGCCCCAGGACGAGCCGCCACCGGCTGATGCTCGTCAACCTCGCCAATGCCTATCCGGAGAAGAGTGAAGCGGAGCGCGAGGCGATTGCGCTTGCCTCCTGGGGGCATATGGGCCGGCTGGCGGCGGAATATGTCTTCCTCGACCAGTTGTTCGATTTCGACCCGGAATCCACCGAACCCGGTCGCATTGAGGTGGACGGCATTCCGATCTTCCTCGACCTGCGCGACAATCCGCGGCCCTTCATCGTCTTTACCGCCCATACCGGCAATTTCGAACTGCTGCCGGTGGCCGGCAATGCGTTCGGCCTGACGGTGACGGTGATGTTCCGCCCACCGAACAATCCCTACATTGCCGAAAAAGTCTTCTCCTTCCGTGCGGCGCGCATGGGCAAGCTCGTTCCCTCGCATGCCGGCTCCTCCTTCGCGCTGGCGCGCCAGCTGGAAGCGGGCAGGGGCATCGGCGTTCTCGTCGACCAGAAGTTCCAGAAGGGGCTCTCCACCGATTTCTTCGGCCGTCCGGTGCAGACCAATCCGCTGCTCGCCAAGCTGGTCCGCCAGTTCGATTGCGAGGTCTACCCGGCCCGCTGCATCCGCCTGCCGAACAATCGCTACCGGCTGGAGATCGAGCCGAAGATCGACATTCCGCGCAACGAGAAGGGCGCCGTGGACGTGCAGGCGACCGGCCAGCTGCTCAACGACAAGGTGGAAAGCTGGGTGCGCGAGCATCCCGAACAGTGGCTCTGGTACCACGACCGCTGGAACATCAAGCACAGCCTGAAGGGCTGA
- a CDS encoding beta-ketoacyl-ACP synthase — protein MSSSDKDVVITGIGIVTCQGVGKEPHVALLTGAASARPPVETDRFKPYPVHPMPEIDWSQQIAKRGDQRQMENWQRLGVFAAGLALDDAGLKDNIEACGTMDMIVAAGGGERDIKVDSLIVDEALKRNDREMLLNEKLTTELRPTLFLAQLSNLLAGNISIVHKVTGSSRTFMGEEAAGISAVETAYHRIKAGQSTHSLVGGAFVAERADIILLVEGIRAHATGDWHPLWSRAIENGGGMMMGSVGAFLVMESRTHAEARGAHIYAVIDKIEGDRGSRDDRGLEKRLGRLSGLADDATPGDLVVFSGSSGVVDLAARERAALEAEFPGAAIRGYGGMTGHAMEAQFPLGLALAALSLDQGTEVPVFDADHEKPMSGGATHAVVTTVGYLRGEGLAVLSKNG, from the coding sequence ATGAGCAGTTCAGACAAGGATGTCGTGATCACCGGAATTGGCATCGTCACGTGCCAGGGTGTCGGCAAGGAGCCGCATGTGGCGCTTCTGACGGGTGCCGCGTCGGCGCGTCCGCCGGTGGAGACGGATCGTTTCAAGCCCTATCCGGTGCACCCGATGCCGGAGATCGACTGGTCGCAGCAGATCGCCAAGCGCGGCGACCAGCGCCAGATGGAAAACTGGCAGCGCCTCGGCGTATTCGCGGCCGGCCTTGCGCTCGATGACGCGGGTCTGAAAGACAATATCGAAGCCTGCGGCACGATGGACATGATCGTTGCGGCCGGCGGCGGCGAGCGCGACATCAAGGTCGATTCGCTCATCGTTGATGAGGCGCTGAAGCGCAACGACCGCGAAATGCTTTTGAACGAAAAGCTGACGACGGAACTGCGCCCGACGCTCTTCCTCGCCCAGCTCTCCAACCTGCTCGCGGGAAACATTTCCATCGTCCACAAGGTCACCGGCTCCTCGCGCACCTTCATGGGCGAAGAGGCGGCGGGCATTTCCGCCGTCGAAACCGCCTATCACCGCATCAAGGCCGGCCAGTCCACCCATTCGCTGGTGGGTGGCGCCTTTGTGGCCGAACGGGCCGATATTATCCTGCTCGTCGAGGGCATCCGTGCCCATGCGACGGGTGACTGGCATCCGCTCTGGTCGCGCGCCATCGAAAACGGCGGCGGCATGATGATGGGCTCGGTCGGCGCCTTCCTCGTCATGGAAAGCCGCACGCATGCAGAGGCCCGCGGTGCGCATATCTATGCGGTGATCGACAAGATCGAAGGCGATCGCGGCAGTCGCGACGACCGTGGTCTCGAAAAGCGTCTCGGACGCCTCAGCGGCCTTGCCGACGATGCAACCCCCGGCGATCTCGTCGTGTTCTCCGGTTCGAGCGGCGTCGTTGATCTCGCAGCCCGCGAACGGGCAGCGCTCGAAGCGGAATTCCCCGGCGCGGCGATCCGCGGTTATGGCGGCATGACCGGCCATGCGATGGAAGCGCAGTTCCCGCTGGGGCTGGCGCTTGCGGCGCTGAGCCTCGACCAGGGCACGGAGGTGCCGGTCTTCGATGCGGATCACGAAAAGCCGATGAGCGGCGGCGCAACCCATGCCGTGGTCACCACCGTCGGTTACCTGCGCGGCGAAGGGCTTGCTGTCCTTTCGAAGAACGGCTGA
- a CDS encoding nucleoside hydrolase, giving the protein MHKVIFDTDPGIDDAMALLFLHKHPDIDLIGVTTVFGNAPIEITTRNALYLGEAWTIPAPVAKGAGQTFDPARGGSYWPTAIHGHNGIGDVPLPDKVAREADLRPAYQFIIDTVRAHPGEVTLIAVGRMTNLALVLKHDPDVAALVKQVIIMGGAFDLNGNVSPAAEANIHGDPEAADLVFTAPWRVVVVGLDVTMKTVMTSGYLADMVATGAPEIQLLSDISQLYIDFYKTRVGDGMVVHDSCACVYLVRPDLFQTRSGPIRVVCGGIADGQTIQKPDGRTFPPGPWDGHPSQLITTGVDPDGVLAVIRAALVEGRAL; this is encoded by the coding sequence ATGCACAAGGTCATATTCGACACCGATCCCGGCATTGACGATGCCATGGCGCTGCTTTTCCTGCACAAGCACCCGGACATCGATCTCATCGGCGTCACCACCGTCTTCGGCAATGCACCGATCGAGATCACCACGCGCAATGCGCTTTATCTCGGCGAGGCGTGGACTATTCCGGCACCGGTCGCCAAGGGCGCCGGCCAGACCTTTGATCCGGCGCGTGGCGGCAGCTACTGGCCGACCGCCATCCACGGCCATAACGGCATCGGCGACGTGCCGTTGCCGGATAAGGTCGCGCGTGAAGCCGACCTGAGACCGGCCTACCAGTTCATCATCGATACGGTGCGCGCCCATCCGGGCGAGGTGACGCTGATCGCGGTCGGCCGCATGACCAATCTGGCCCTCGTTCTAAAGCACGATCCGGATGTGGCGGCGCTCGTCAAGCAGGTCATCATCATGGGCGGGGCCTTTGACTTGAATGGCAATGTGTCGCCTGCGGCGGAAGCCAATATCCATGGCGATCCGGAAGCGGCGGATCTCGTGTTCACAGCCCCCTGGCGCGTCGTGGTCGTCGGTCTCGATGTGACGATGAAGACGGTGATGACCAGCGGCTATCTGGCCGACATGGTGGCAACGGGAGCGCCGGAAATCCAGCTGCTCTCCGACATCTCGCAGCTCTACATCGATTTCTACAAGACGCGGGTCGGTGACGGCATGGTGGTGCATGACAGCTGCGCCTGCGTCTATCTTGTCCGCCCCGACCTGTTTCAGACCCGCAGCGGCCCGATCCGTGTCGTCTGCGGCGGCATTGCCGATGGCCAGACGATTCAGAAACCGGATGGCCGCACCTTCCCGCCCGGTCCCTGGGACGGGCATCCGAGCCAGCTGATCACCACCGGCGTCGATCCGGACGGGGTTCTTGCCGTCATCCGCGCCGCCCTGGTGGAAGGCCGGGCTCTTTAA
- a CDS encoding zinc-binding dehydrogenase, whose product MRALQLIDDRRLEATDIPEPDAPAPGEVTLRVKAVALNHIDVWGWRGMAFAKRKMPLTIGAEASGVVEAIGPGVSNVLPGQLVSVYGARTCGLCKPCREGRDNLCEHVAGVHGFHLDGFAQEKINIPARQLVPAPPGVDAVAAALAPVTFGTVEHMLFDNAKLEPGETILVHAGGSGIGSAAIQLAKKMGCTVITTVGSDDKIEKAKALGADHVINYRTDRFEGVVRKLTKKKGVDVVFEHVGKDTWAGSMLCLKRGGRLVTCGSTSGVSTDMNLMMLFQQQLKLLGSFGCRMENMANAMQKMARGIVHPVIDTEVTFGEIDKALERMESRQIFGKIVLRMD is encoded by the coding sequence ATGCGCGCCTTGCAACTGATCGATGACCGCCGTCTTGAAGCGACCGACATTCCCGAACCGGACGCGCCGGCACCGGGCGAGGTGACGCTTCGGGTGAAGGCGGTCGCGCTCAACCACATCGACGTATGGGGCTGGCGCGGCATGGCGTTCGCCAAGCGCAAGATGCCGCTGACGATCGGCGCGGAAGCCTCCGGCGTGGTCGAGGCGATCGGCCCCGGCGTGTCGAACGTGCTGCCCGGCCAGCTCGTCTCCGTCTACGGCGCCCGCACCTGCGGCCTCTGCAAGCCCTGTCGGGAAGGTCGCGACAACCTGTGCGAACACGTGGCCGGCGTGCACGGTTTCCACCTCGACGGCTTTGCCCAGGAAAAGATCAATATCCCGGCGCGCCAGCTCGTTCCGGCCCCGCCCGGCGTCGATGCGGTCGCGGCTGCGCTCGCACCGGTCACCTTCGGTACCGTCGAGCACATGTTGTTCGACAATGCCAAGCTTGAGCCCGGCGAGACGATCCTGGTGCATGCCGGAGGCTCCGGCATCGGCTCGGCTGCCATCCAGCTCGCCAAGAAGATGGGCTGCACCGTCATCACCACCGTCGGCTCGGATGACAAGATCGAGAAGGCCAAGGCGCTCGGCGCCGATCACGTCATCAACTACCGCACCGACCGTTTCGAGGGCGTGGTGCGCAAGCTGACCAAGAAGAAGGGCGTCGATGTCGTCTTCGAACATGTCGGCAAGGACACCTGGGCCGGTTCGATGCTGTGCCTGAAGCGCGGCGGTCGCCTCGTCACCTGCGGCTCCACCTCCGGTGTTTCCACCGACATGAATCTGATGATGCTGTTCCAGCAGCAGTTGAAGCTGCTCGGCTCCTTCGGCTGCCGCATGGAAAACATGGCGAATGCCATGCAGAAGATGGCGCGCGGCATCGTGCATCCGGTCATCGATACGGAAGTCACCTTCGGCGAGATCGACAAGGCGCTGGAGCGGATGGAAAGCCGCCAGATCTTCGGCAAGATCGTGTTGAGGATGGATTGA
- the gndA gene encoding NADP-dependent phosphogluconate dehydrogenase, which produces MEQAEIGLIGLGVMGSNLALNIAEKGNKIAVFNRSPEATRKFYAEAGSLQGQIIPCETLEEFTAAIRPPRPIIIMIKAGDPVDQQMELLKPHLSAGDIMIDAGNANFRDTMRRFEALKDSPLTFIGMGVSGGEEGARHGPSIMVGGTEESWKRVEKVLTSISAKFNGDPCVAWLGNDGAGHFVKTIHNGIEYADMQMIAEIYGILRDGLKLSAAEISQVFGRWNEGRLNSYLIEITEKVLAATDPVTGQPMVDVILDAAGQKGTGKWSVIEAQNLGVAATGIEAAVAGRILSSQKTERVAAEKILGLPDTVAFPATDGVSFLHDLENALLAAKIGAYAQGFAVMSAASKEYGWNLPMPTIAKIWRAGCIIRSQFLDEITSAFTKEPDVANLIVTPAFSQFVKDTDSSLRRVVSTAVMAGLPVPALASALAYFDSYRRGRGTANLIQAQRDFFGAHGFDRVDGLDKHHGPWGSGLNA; this is translated from the coding sequence GTGGAACAGGCAGAAATCGGCCTTATCGGTCTTGGCGTTATGGGTTCCAACCTGGCACTCAACATCGCGGAAAAAGGCAACAAGATTGCCGTCTTCAACCGCAGTCCCGAGGCGACACGAAAATTCTATGCCGAGGCCGGCAGCCTGCAGGGCCAGATCATTCCCTGCGAGACGCTGGAAGAATTTACCGCCGCCATCCGCCCGCCGCGACCGATCATCATCATGATCAAGGCCGGTGATCCGGTCGATCAGCAGATGGAACTGCTGAAGCCCCATCTGTCTGCCGGCGACATCATGATCGATGCCGGCAATGCGAATTTCCGCGACACCATGCGCCGCTTCGAGGCGCTGAAGGACAGCCCGCTCACCTTCATCGGCATGGGTGTGTCCGGCGGCGAAGAGGGCGCCCGCCATGGTCCCTCGATCATGGTCGGCGGGACGGAAGAGAGCTGGAAGCGCGTCGAGAAGGTTTTGACCTCGATCTCCGCCAAGTTCAACGGCGATCCTTGCGTCGCCTGGCTCGGCAATGACGGCGCCGGCCATTTCGTCAAGACGATCCACAACGGCATCGAATATGCCGACATGCAGATGATCGCCGAAATCTACGGCATCCTGCGCGACGGGCTGAAACTGTCGGCTGCTGAGATCTCCCAGGTCTTTGGTCGCTGGAACGAGGGGCGCCTCAACTCCTACCTGATCGAGATCACCGAAAAGGTTCTCGCCGCCACCGACCCGGTCACCGGCCAGCCGATGGTGGACGTCATTCTCGACGCCGCCGGCCAGAAGGGCACCGGCAAGTGGTCGGTCATTGAGGCGCAGAATCTGGGCGTTGCCGCAACCGGCATCGAGGCTGCCGTCGCCGGCCGTATCCTCTCGTCGCAGAAGACCGAGCGTGTTGCGGCGGAAAAGATCCTCGGCCTGCCGGACACGGTTGCCTTCCCGGCCACCGATGGCGTCTCCTTCCTGCATGATCTGGAAAACGCGCTGCTGGCCGCGAAGATCGGCGCTTATGCGCAGGGCTTTGCCGTCATGTCGGCCGCCTCCAAGGAATATGGCTGGAACCTGCCGATGCCGACGATCGCAAAAATCTGGCGCGCCGGCTGCATCATCCGCTCGCAGTTCCTCGACGAGATCACCTCGGCCTTCACCAAGGAACCGGATGTGGCGAACCTCATCGTGACGCCGGCCTTCTCGCAGTTCGTCAAGGACACCGATTCGTCGCTCCGCCGCGTCGTCTCGACCGCCGTCATGGCCGGCCTGCCAGTTCCGGCGCTTGCCTCGGCGCTGGCTTATTTCGACAGCTACCGCCGCGGGCGCGGCACGGCGAACCTCATCCAGGCGCAGCGCGATTTCTTCGGCGCCCACGGGTTCGACCGCGTCGATGGCCTCGACAAGCATCATGGCCCCTGGGGCAGCGGCCTCAACGCCTGA
- a CDS encoding acyl carrier protein has product MTATFDKVADIIAETSEIDRETITPESHTIDDLGIDSLDFLDIVFAIDKEFGIKIPLEQWTQEVNEGKVSTEEYFVLKNLCAKIDELRAAKA; this is encoded by the coding sequence GTGACCGCTACCTTCGACAAAGTCGCCGACATCATCGCGGAAACCAGCGAGATCGACCGCGAGACCATCACCCCCGAAAGCCACACGATCGACGATCTGGGCATCGACAGCCTCGACTTCCTCGACATCGTCTTTGCGATCGACAAGGAATTCGGCATCAAGATCCCGCTCGAGCAGTGGACGCAGGAAGTCAACGAAGGCAAGGTTTCGACCGAGGAATACTTCGTTCTGAAGAACCTCTGCGCCAAGATCGACGAGCTGAGGGCAGCCAAGGCCTGA
- a CDS encoding TSUP family transporter, which yields MHDLAPQILMLLFLVAILAGFIDSIAGGGGLITIPALLLAGRPPLESLATNKVQGPFGAASATIAYARRGHVNLKEQVPMALIAFVGGGVGALIASHVPGRFLGAAIPFLLVGIALFFALKPNLSDEDRTRRLTTGLFAAFAVPAVALYDGIFGPGAGSFYMLSFVLLAGFGMLKATAHTKLLNLGSNLGSLCVFAINGAIFWKLGLMMGVGQLIGAQIGSRLAMRGGAKIIKPLLVISCIAMAAKLLSDPAHPIRIFLGL from the coding sequence GTGCACGACCTTGCCCCCCAGATCCTGATGCTCCTGTTCCTCGTGGCGATCCTCGCCGGCTTCATCGATTCGATTGCCGGCGGCGGCGGACTGATCACCATCCCGGCTTTGCTGCTCGCCGGTCGTCCGCCCCTCGAATCGCTCGCCACGAACAAGGTGCAGGGTCCTTTCGGCGCGGCATCGGCCACCATCGCCTATGCGAGACGCGGGCACGTGAACCTCAAGGAGCAGGTGCCGATGGCGTTGATCGCCTTTGTCGGCGGCGGTGTCGGCGCGCTCATCGCCTCGCATGTGCCGGGCCGCTTTCTCGGCGCCGCCATCCCCTTCCTGCTCGTCGGCATCGCGCTGTTCTTTGCGCTGAAGCCGAACCTTTCCGACGAGGACCGCACGCGGCGCCTAACGACCGGCCTGTTCGCCGCCTTTGCCGTGCCGGCGGTGGCGCTGTACGACGGCATCTTCGGCCCCGGCGCCGGCTCCTTCTACATGCTGAGCTTCGTGCTTCTGGCGGGCTTCGGCATGCTGAAGGCAACCGCCCATACGAAGCTTTTGAACCTCGGCTCCAATCTCGGCTCGCTCTGCGTCTTTGCCATCAACGGCGCGATCTTCTGGAAGCTCGGCCTGATGATGGGCGTCGGCCAGCTGATCGGGGCGCAGATCGGCTCGAGGCTCGCCATGCGCGGCGGCGCGAAGATCATCAAGCCGCTGCTGGTGATCTCCTGCATCGCGATGGCGGCAAAGCTTCTGTCGGATCCGGCGCATCCGATCCGGATCTTTCTGGGTCTCTGA
- a CDS encoding SRPBCC family protein: MPPMEAKAVHLSINRDWRAVYAFAAKPDNMTRWASGLGSGLVRDGEDWLADGGPLGTVRVRFTPANDFGVIDHVVHMPSGLKVHNAFRIVPNGDGAEAIFLVTRLPEQTEAQFEQDAAHVAKDLACLKAILEEEGAAAED; encoded by the coding sequence ATGCCGCCGATGGAGGCGAAAGCCGTGCATCTATCGATCAACCGGGACTGGCGCGCCGTCTACGCCTTTGCCGCCAAACCGGACAACATGACCCGCTGGGCCTCCGGCCTCGGCAGCGGCCTCGTCCGCGATGGCGAGGATTGGCTGGCCGATGGCGGGCCGCTCGGCACGGTGCGGGTGCGCTTTACCCCGGCCAATGACTTTGGCGTGATCGACCATGTCGTGCACATGCCGTCCGGCCTCAAGGTGCACAATGCTTTCCGCATCGTGCCGAACGGCGATGGCGCCGAAGCCATCTTCCTCGTCACCCGCCTGCCCGAGCAGACGGAGGCGCAGTTCGAGCAGGATGCAGCGCACGTCGCCAAGGACCTCGCCTGCCTGAAGGCGATTCTGGAGGAGGAAGGGGCAGCTGCGGAGGATTGA
- the cobU gene encoding bifunctional adenosylcobinamide kinase/adenosylcobinamide-phosphate guanylyltransferase: MTSSPSGPSARRISFVLGGARSGKSRFSEDLADKTGLERHYVATSQIFDEEMRARIDRHRADRGEGWVTHEEPVRLAEVLVEVAQPDRIVLVDCLTLWVTNLMMAEADVDAEGRALVESLALLSGPVIFVSNEVGLGIVPDNRMARAFRDHAGRLHQNLAAAADEVFFIAAGLPLKMKG; encoded by the coding sequence ATGACATCCAGTCCATCCGGCCCGTCCGCCCGCAGGATCAGCTTCGTGCTGGGCGGTGCGCGCTCCGGCAAGTCGCGCTTTTCCGAAGATCTGGCCGACAAAACCGGCCTGGAACGTCACTACGTCGCCACCTCGCAGATTTTTGACGAGGAGATGCGGGCTCGGATCGATCGGCATCGGGCGGATCGCGGCGAGGGCTGGGTGACGCATGAGGAACCGGTGCGGCTGGCGGAGGTCCTCGTCGAGGTCGCACAGCCCGACCGTATCGTGCTCGTCGATTGCCTGACGCTCTGGGTAACGAACCTGATGATGGCGGAGGCGGATGTGGACGCTGAGGGCCGGGCGCTTGTCGAGTCCCTCGCGCTGCTGTCCGGTCCGGTGATTTTCGTCTCCAACGAGGTCGGGCTCGGGATCGTGCCGGACAACCGCATGGCCCGCGCCTTCCGCGATCATGCCGGCCGCCTGCACCAGAATCTGGCGGCGGCGGCGGACGAGGTGTTTTTCATCGCCGCCGGACTGCCGCTGAAGATGAAGGGCTGA
- the mgrA gene encoding L-glyceraldehyde 3-phosphate reductase — translation MAWKPSEDRYSRMKYNRCGRSGLRLPALSLGLWHNFGDDTEHQRKRDICRTAFDLGITHFDLANNYGPLPGSAETAFGEILKTDFAGYRDELIISSKAGYNMWPGPYGEWGSRKYLIASCDQSLKRMGLDYVDIFYSHRFDPDTPLEETCGALDHIVRSGRALYVGISSYNSKRTREAAAILKDLGTPCLIHQPSYSIINRWVEDDGLLDTLDDLGIGSIVFSPLAQGMLTSKYLGGIPEDSRAAQGKSLRPAFLNERNIENLRGLNAIAEKRGQTLAQMAIAWVLRGGRVTSALIGASRPEQVVDCVKALEKAEFTEAELAEIAVFAKDADINLWAASAEREGPSR, via the coding sequence ATGGCCTGGAAACCGTCCGAAGACCGTTATTCCCGGATGAAATATAACCGCTGCGGCCGCTCCGGTTTGAGGCTGCCGGCGCTGTCGCTCGGCCTGTGGCACAATTTCGGCGATGACACCGAGCACCAGCGCAAGCGCGACATCTGCCGCACCGCCTTTGATCTCGGCATCACGCATTTCGACCTCGCGAACAATTACGGCCCGCTGCCGGGGAGCGCCGAAACCGCCTTCGGCGAGATCCTGAAGACCGATTTTGCCGGTTACCGTGACGAACTGATCATTTCGTCCAAGGCCGGCTACAACATGTGGCCGGGCCCTTACGGCGAATGGGGCAGCCGCAAATACCTGATCGCCTCCTGCGACCAGAGCCTGAAGCGCATGGGTCTCGACTATGTCGATATCTTCTATTCGCACCGCTTCGACCCGGATACGCCGCTGGAAGAGACCTGCGGTGCGCTCGACCATATCGTCCGTTCGGGCCGCGCGCTTTATGTCGGCATTTCCTCCTACAATTCGAAGCGCACGCGGGAAGCCGCCGCGATCCTCAAGGATCTCGGCACGCCCTGCCTGATCCACCAGCCGAGCTATTCGATCATCAACCGCTGGGTGGAAGACGATGGCCTCCTCGATACGCTGGACGATCTCGGTATCGGCTCGATCGTCTTCTCGCCGCTCGCCCAGGGCATGCTGACGTCGAAATACCTGGGTGGCATTCCGGAGGACAGCCGTGCTGCGCAGGGCAAGTCGTTACGACCGGCCTTCCTGAACGAGCGCAACATCGAGAACCTGCGGGGCCTGAATGCGATCGCCGAAAAGCGCGGCCAGACGCTGGCGCAGATGGCGATTGCCTGGGTGCTGCGCGGTGGTCGCGTGACCTCTGCCCTGATCGGCGCCAGCCGCCCGGAACAGGTGGTCGATTGCGTCAAGGCGCTGGAGAAGGCGGAGTTCACAGAGGCGGAACTCGCCGAAATCGCCGTCTTTGCCAAGGATGCCGACATCAACCTGTGGGCGGCGTCCGCCGAGCGGGAAGGTCCGTCGCGGTAA